In Populus trichocarpa isolate Nisqually-1 chromosome 16, P.trichocarpa_v4.1, whole genome shotgun sequence, a genomic segment contains:
- the LOC18106100 gene encoding transcription factor MYBC1, whose amino-acid sequence MREDDSNWFSRWEEELPSLEELMPLSQTLITPDLALAFDITNPTNTTNTNNHNSSLHQNQPLPPPPPPPAAVSPTPTNPLASPQPNSGDFATDSGELGSGAGGDEPARTLKRPRLVWTPQLHKRFVDAVAHLGIKNAVPKTIMQLMNVDGLTRENVASHLQKYRLYLKRMQGLSSGGGGPGNGAVGGGGGLTGGSDAATDHLFASSPVPAHFLHPGRPNSDHFLPFVPVAALQQHHHQQQMAAAAAAVGHPQLQGQYHRPMGHFGSPTNGQFEHPFLARQTQQPVHRMGAPVHNAVPGYVEDLESANGNEGRKVLTLFPTGDD is encoded by the coding sequence atgagAGAGGATGATTCTAATTGGTTTTCAAGATGGGAAGAAGAGCTCCCATCACTTGAAGAACTCATGCCTTTATCACAAACCCTAATCACTCCTGATCTTGCTCTTGCTTTTGATATTACAAACCCCACTAATACCACCAATACCAATAACCATAACTCCTCTCTGCATCAAAACCAGCCTCTACCACCACCCCCACCACCACCGGCTGCGGTTTCTCCAACCCCAACTAATCCATTGGCCTCACCACAGCCTAATTCAGGGGATTTTGCAACGGATTCTGGGGAATTGGGCTCAGGGGCTGGTGGTGATGAGCCTGCAAGAACCCTTAAAAggccaaggcttgtttggactCCACAGCTTCATAAGAGGTTTGTGGATGCTGTGGCACACTTGGGGATAAAGAATGCTGTCCCTAAGACAATAATGCAGTTAATGAATGTGGATGGGTTAACTAGAGAGAATGTTGCTAGTCATTTGCAAAAATATAGactttatttgaaaagaatgcAGGGTTTGTCTTCTGGTGGTGGTGGTCCTGGTAATGGTGCtgttggtggtggaggtggattGACTGGTGGCTCTGATGCTGCTACTGATCATTTGTTTGCGAGTTCGCCGGTGCCAGCCCATTTTTTGCATCCAGGGAGGCCTAATTCGGATCACTTCTTGCCGTTTGTGCCTGTAGCTGCATTGCAGCAGCACCATCACCAGCAACAGATGGCGGCTGCAGCAGCTGCAGTGGGACATCCCCAATTGCAGGGTCAGTATCATAGGCCGATGGGGCACTTTGGGTCGCCAACAAATGGTCAGTTTGAGCATCCATTTTTGGCTAGGCAAACGCAGCAGCCTGTGCATAGAATGGGGGCACCAGTGCACAATGCAGTTCCTGGATATGTGGAGGATTTGGAGTCAGCGAATGGGAATGAAGGAAGGAAAGTTCTCACTTTATTTCCAACAGGGGATGATTGA